The Musa acuminata AAA Group cultivar baxijiao chromosome BXJ2-5, Cavendish_Baxijiao_AAA, whole genome shotgun sequence genomic interval CTCttttagttttattatcatgaaaagtGGAAGATAGTGGTTTAGTAACATCTAATTAAGATAATGTGAATTTTTTATTGCAGGATGACCTGGAGAATTTTGGGGATGTTGGTTCTTTGGATGACAATGTTGAATCCTTCCTTTCAAATGATGATGGAGATGGAAGGGATATATTTGCTGCATTGAAAAGTACTGCCGAGCACAATGTGGAATCTTTGAATGGTGCCTGTTTTTCCAACTGTTATTCACCTTCATATCCCTATCAAATAACCATTAACATGTTCTGCATCTCCCTGTTAGGTTTTACGTTTAATGAGTTTGGTTGCATACGTACCAATAACAGCAAGGTAGTTGCTTGTCACTTCTCTTCAGATGGGAAGATGCTCGCTAGTGCTGGGCATGATAAAATGGTAAAGTATAAAGTGCAAATTTGTGAAtttgtttgtttaaactttgatgTATAGGTTGGTGCTGCATAAGTACTGTAACTTTTTCCCACCCGATATAGTTATCAAGTTCCATGTTACATAATTAGCATCTGTTATTTGAAAAATCAAGAATGAGTTATGTTTATCAGACCATACTTCTGTTACAAATCCACGAACTATTTCCTATTCTTTAATGTTTTGATGTTGCCAGTCAGGATGCTTGAAAATGATTCTTGTACAACTTTCTCAGCGACTTATAGAAGGTGTTATGTCAATCTTAAATTGATTGAAAAACAtacattttaaatttatctacTATTTGCCTGCATTTGAAGGGTAAACGAAATATTACTTGACTATGTACCTATTCTCCTTATGACTGTTTAAGCATGTCGCGAAGTTGTGAAGGAGATTACATACTAGGTGAATAATAATTGCTTGTGCATTGTTTAAGTAGCATCTAACATTGCTActactataaaaatattattaaactggaCATTCAACTAGATAAATGGTGCAATGATGGAACCTTGTACTCCTTCTAGGTAGATGGGTAAATTCAGTGATTCATATTTTCATAAGACAAAGCACAGTTGGCATTGCATGTCAATTCTGTGGTATTGCATGTGAACATTTAGTTGAACTTCCAATCCTCTTGTGTAGCTTTGAAGAGAAGTTTCGGTGGGATTAAAGCATTAGTTGCTGTAAGTATGCAAGTCCTTGTAGCAATTAAGGACTGAAGAGCGCAACTGCAAATGGGAAAGTTTAAATGTCTTTTTGGCATGCCACCTGTGTTGGTAATGTGCCGACATGAGCCAACATAGCATTTAAAGCCCTATTTAGCAACAAGGGCGAAACTACTCTTGGGAAAAGAATACCAAGGTATTTAGTGATTGCAACAATAGAGTTCCACAGAAAATTTTGAATCTGTTTCCCCTTCAGTAATTGTAATTTGGGTGAATGAAGAAGGAATTTAAGAATTATAATTCATGGGAGGGGATGAAAGGGGTCCTGACAATGACCATAATTCTAACAGTATGTGTTGCCTCATCTGGTGGTCCTTGCTACATAGTAGTTTGGTTGCCGACTCATTCACCGTAATCCACAGGTTTCACCTGAAATCACTGTCAATGAAAGGAGAGTACTAGGGAGCACTAGTGTCACGAAGTTGGAGAAACCAAAATTCATTCAGTTGCAAAATACAGTGATATCTTGCCTTAAGAAATCATAAGTTGGTACGGAggttgaacatttcttcatttgaCTGCTAACGGCTTGTAGGGAAGCGGAACATCTCTTTGATGAGATCCTTGTGTGGTGTTACCATCATAGACAGAACATTGGAACGTATAGAGGTTGTTGATTGTCTATGGTAGATGTGATATGTGTAACAAGGGAAAAGATGAATGAAGAAAATGCAGAGCCAAGATCTCTATTTCTTTACCATGGTAAAAGCCAATTCCACTGGTATTTTTGGCCTTTAAAAACTCTCCCAAATGACTGACGATAGATAATTCCATTACAAAGTAAAATTGTCATGGAAACTTGTAGTGCTCCAATAttacatatttacaaacaagtctATTGGTTGTCAGCTAACTTTTAGGGTTCCATGTTGAGATCATGTCAGCATCCCATTGTACAGTCAACTTATCAAAACTGTTGATAGTTCAAAACCATGGCCTAGGAATTTGTAAATGTTGTTTCTTGTTGAGCaattaaaaaaaggaaagagTGCATTATTCATTTAAAGGGAAAGCATGCATCTCATCAAATTGATGCATGCTATCGCCCTTCTCTACCCCCTCCTTTCTTGTTCATCTTTGCCTCCTGTGTGGTAGCAGTAGTCTGGTTGACTTCAAGAATTAAAGTTCTGGCATTTCTAGTAACTGTATGCAAATCTTAAACCTGAATATGCATTTTACATGTTGACGGAGTCTTCATTTATTCCGTAAAGTTATATCATATGGAACACATGTTAATGACTTATTAATATTGCAACTAGTTAAAATATATTAAACAAGTATTCCTGTCTCCAAGATTATGCATAGTCCATTAGCTGTCTTCTAAATAAAATTTTCTGCAATGTACAGTAGAAAGTAAAATGCTACTGTTGAACTCATCATTAAGTGGCCATCATATGCATTTTGGCATGATGGTATTGTACCAGTACTGAGTCATTGAATTCGAAAAATAGACAACCACATGGTTTGTTTTATCGGTCTATACCAATGCACCAACCGGCCATTGGTATAGTACATACTGAACCATACCGACGTATCAATGCCTGATACGGTGGGGCGTACTAATAAACTAGTAAGTACGAGCTATACCAGTCCCCTGTCAGAGGtacataccacccataccgggTGGTACGTCACGACATGGCGAACCTTGGACAATCATATGTTATCTCACTTGATTCTAAAGAAAGAAGTAAATCTGGTAAATGAAATAAGTAAATCTGTACTTATTCTGTTGAGAGATATGAGGAAAACGGAAGTGTCATATTTGGGAGATATTAAGCTTCTAGCTAACTGTAACAAAGGATTTTCTGAATTTCATATAAGAAACTCTTCTGTTTGTTCTTCATGTACAAGTAGGGTTTCTTTGCTTTGGTTACAATGGTGTTCTTCTGTTTGCTGATTCTTCCATTTGTATCCATGTTGGATATTAATAACAAACTTAACTGCCATGGTTTATTTTGCAATTGTTTATCTAGAAAAAATCGGGTTCTTACCATCTAATGTTCTATCTGATAGGTTGTTATCTGGAACATGGATACACTGCAAACTGTGAGCAGTTCCCAAGAGCACTCTCATATCATTACAGATGTCTGTTTTCGGCCAAACTCAAGTCAGCTGGCAACATCATCCTTTGATAAAACTGTTCGAATATGGAATGCAGCTGAAGTATGGTTTTTTTAACACCTTTACTTACATTGTAGGTTGTTAGTTGTTTATAGTTGCTAATTATTGCTGAGATATAACTACAAAATACAATGtactaaatcatatcaaattttgtgaCCTCAAATTATTTCTAAAAGCTTGTTTAGTAAGATCTAAAAGTCCGATTTTTAACACCTTTTTAGGTCATGCCCTTGTTCTTCTAAGTTCCAACCATTCTGTTATAAATCTGTCTGCATTTTCCAAGTTTGATCTTTCCTTTGTTCTGACTATTAATTGTTAAGTCACATCAATTTAACATCTCTTAACTTTTTCACTTAATGtttgtttcattttttttcaCTAAACTTTTCACTTAATTTAACATCtcttaagctttcttcatttctagcCATATCCCATTTTAAAAACTCTAAGCTTAGAGCCATTCATATGTTAGTTCTGTTTAGATGTTATGGTtacttttattattctttttatgctTATTATGTTCCCTTGTTTCTATTGTAGTCAATTCATTGTCTAAATACTTTCACGGGACACGGCTCACATGTAACATCACTTGATTTTCATCCTAAAGAGATGGATATCTTCTGCTCTTGTGATGACAATGGTGAGATTAGGTACTGGAATGCCAACCAGTATTTATGTACCCGTGTTTCTAAGGTTAGTTTCATAAcatctttatttattttcttggttAATCACAAAGTTCAAGTTTTTGAATCTTTTTTTGGTGAACCAGGGTGCTACGGTACAggtaagatttcagcctagaagtgGACAATTTTTGGCTGCAGCTGCGGAAAATGTGATTTCTATTTTTGATGTTGAAACACATACAACTACACGCACATTACAGGTCATTTTGGGCAAACTTCTTAACTTCTAGAATACTTGGATCAATGTTTCCTTTCATTGTTTGACAATCTATCTTTATGAAGTACAGGGCCATAAGAAGGAGGTACATTCTATTTGCTGGGATGCAAATGGCAATACTCTTGCTTCTGTTAGTCAGGACCTAGTTAAAATATGGTCTTTGCATACCTGGGATTGTATCCATGAACTAAACTCCAATGGTAATCCGTTCCATTCATGTATCTTCCACCCAAGATTCCCCCAAATTTTGATTATCGGAGGCTATCAGGTAAATGTGTCTATCTTAATCATATAATGTTGTCTAGGTAGTTTGCATGCCATACATGAAAGGTGTACAAACATTGCATTATTATCTTTTTCTAATAGTTAAGTAATCTGCTTTTACCACTTTGTATTGAATTTTGATATCAAGATCTGTTTACAAATATGCATGGTAGCCAATTAGCAAGCAAACTGCTAGAGGCTATATGAATAGGCTCCTGTCAGACACTATCCTAATGAAGTCCTTGTTTATCATGCATTCTCCGGAAGCTGTTTAACCATTTAGAGTTTATAAAAGTCTTAATTAGAACCTTAAACAACCATTATGGAATTTTGCTTCTGAGAAAAATATTTTGACCATCTAATAACAAAAGAACCTGAAAGTTTTAATGCTGTTGCAGAACACTGCTTATGACTACTTTATATAGCTGCCTTTTAAACCTCATCCTGCTTGCTTTCTAATTTATTGATCCAACAAGTGTGTTTTGCCTCTATGAAGATTGGAATTGTTAGAAAACTTAGTAGAAATCTCTGCTCACCATCAACAAAATGTCACCTTCGGTTACAAACTTCCACCACatgttttctaaggtttcatgagaAATCTTATCTAGTGTGGATACTTTCTCAGTATTCGGCAAATGAATACAATTTAAGTGGTTTCTCTTAATTGAAACCACTTGTATATGGGTTCCATTGCTTGCTTATTTCTCTTCCAATTTATGCAGTCGCTGGAGTTGTGGAACGTGATTGAGAACCAGACCATTTCAGTCCCAGCACATGAAGGCGTTATTGCAGCTTTGGCACAATCACACTCAACTGGAATGATTGCATCTGCTAGCCATGACAAATCTGTTAAAATTTGGAAATAATGGTAGCAGTTAAACCCTGTTCATGACACTTTGTTAAATTTGGAGCAGGGAAGGAAAAAGAAATGCTGAAAGAGATATGATGGTCGTATGGTACTCTTCATTTATCATGTTTATATATGGCCTTCGTTTCATCTGCAGTGTAAGCACAATAAAGTAAGAGGCCTGATGGTCTTTTGTGGGTTTCAATTATGTCCCTTTGTGTGAAAGATGCAACTTCTCTCATCTAGGGAGCCAGATCGGAGAGGGTACAGAAGACAGCAGAAGAGAGCACAATATTTGGTTCTTTTACTTCATTCTCGTTTTTTTCCATATAATAGCCTTCAAAGATGTGTATAATATGGGGACTCAGACTTGGAACATCAAACTTTTTTGGTCCCGTGAAAATCTTCAACCAAGTTTGATTCAGATGAACCCACATTTGGATGACATAATGGACATCATGGAGATTGCTTGTTTATTACGGGTCTCACATCTGTTGCAGAGTGATTTGATTTAAGGAATACTTGTTCATGCGCCTGTGTCAAGAGACTGGTTGCAGAGCTGACTTCTTCAGTTGTGTTGATAGTAACAGAAGCAGATTTGATATTCCTCAACATGCCTTGTGAGTACTTCTAAAGACTTGTTCGCAGCAGGGTCAATTCACAGAGGTGTTGGGAACCTGAAATTGTGAGTACTCACAAGATGCTTTGTGAGTACTTCTAAAGATTTGATTCTCTTAACGTGGTCAATTCTCAGAGGTGCTGGGAACCTGAAATTGGAGCTGCAGTGAGATGTTGGAGTTAATTCGGACGACAGGTGCTGTTCTGTTCGAGGACTTTACATTTGATCTTTTATGTTGTATGCTACAATGGATGCCTTGAAGCATTCATAGGATGTCATATTTTCTGCCATTTTCATTCTGCTCAAACTTATATATAGGTTATCTCATCAAGGCCGAGAccattttgtctttttttttttaaaggaaaaGGACTTCATTAGAGTCCAAGATGGTTAGCGGTGTATATTGGAAACGAACAACGCAGACCACCTTGGCCAGCAATAGAATGTCTCCATGGAAACTCCTTAACGCCGGACACATATCATTAACAAGATTTATCCATTCCAGAGAGCGTGTACATGTCAATATGTAATTCCATCCTTGAGCTTTACCTCTGCTAGGCGCATCCAGTAATATGCTCTACCTTCAGCTTGTTTCGGGTTTTGAACGTTGCAGCTAGCACAGCCAGCAGCCATCAGGAGTCCTTGTTTGGATTTGACAGTATGCCCCGGACCTGCAGCATTAGTAGAATAAGCAAAGAACCATCACATTCTATAACTGGTGCATATTCCCCCTCGATGTGAGATTGTATGCAAATGGGTCTGAACAATCCTCTCAGGGCATTGGTTACCTCTCACGAACACACATGATAAGATATGCTTGCTCAATAGGACAATAAGAAGACCGTAACAGATATGGTAAGACATGGTTGCCCAAGAATAGGAGAAGaataagaggagagagagagagagagagagagagttaagtgCACGCGGATATCATTGGCATTCGGAGATCAGTTTCTGTACCATCCGAGACGCCATTCAACTTGCACTGCCGGGTATGGTTTGACTTCCGGCGTCCTGTGGTCTCATTTGTTAGACCAAAGTCAAAACCATGGCCACagtttttcctctctctctctctctctctcccaccttGTTGAGACCAAGCTCCGTAACAGTAAGTAATATATATTAGCCTCTAAGTGTGAGGTCGCATTTACTGTAGTCGGGTGGCTGATGGGTTGCAGTAAAAGGTACCAACTCTTACCTTCTCTTCTATCTCTATATAACTCTCGCCAGCTCTAACTCAGTACGAGAACAACCTTTTCCTAGTTCGGAGGTCCttaatttgttgttgttgttgtgcaaTGAGAGTCTCTGGTGGGGCGGCTTGATGGCTTGTGACCATTGTTGCATTACTCCTTGTTTCCTTGGTTTATGAAGCCACTACCGAAGCCAGTGGTGTGGGTGATGAGAAGAACTTCTATGGCCGTCGGCATGGCTACGAGGGTGGCCTCGGCCATGATATCTACAGCAAGGGGTTTAGGCATGAGTTTGGTCATGGGAGGCTCGGAAGTGGTGGAAGCTTAAGTGGTGGTTTTGACGGTGAAGCCGGAGGTGGACTCGGTGGAGGAGCTTGTGGCCTTGGTGGTGGAGCCGGCGGTGGGCTTGGTGGAGGTGGTGGTCTTGGCGATGGCGGAGGGCTCGGAGGCATTGGTGGAATTGGAGGTGGAGCTGAAGGAAGCACTGGCGGTGAATCCGGGGGTGCACTTGGAGGAGGTGCCGGAGCTGGAGGAGGGATTGGTGGTGGAGCAACGGGACGTGGCTTCGGTGGTGGAGTGGGAGTTGGCGGGGGCCTtggaagcggcggcggcggatTCGGGGTTGGATTCGGGGCTGGTGGAGGGTTTGGTGCAGGTGTTGGGTTTGGCGGAGGCTTTGGTGGAGggtctggtggtggtggtggtggaggagtagGACTTGGTGGCGATGCCGAGGCTGGGTTCGGAGGTGGTCACTGATATGAAAGCAAATATCAACAGTTCTTTTTGTACGTCGTGTTACGTGTGTGGAACACAACATGGACAAATGTTGAACGTAAAAAGTGTGATTCAAAATTGGCATCcgttaaatatatttaattaagatatattatagatttgattaaattttgatgatagttatcagttaattaaaaattttaattctatTGATAATTATCAACTAATAAAAaagtttaattataataaaatttcttagAAAATGATATTGACCGGAGAAACTCTCGTAatcatttattttagattttttgctCTTGTTTATAAATAGAAGAGCAAATGTGTGGATACATTATATTATTGaaagattatagatcttctctcatctcttttTAATTACGTAAGTTaataattgagaaattttatatcttttattatcttttttttccctAATCTAGCGCTAATAATGATCCTTTAAAAGATACGAAAAGAGGCGAATTTAGTTCTCATTGCATATGTACATCACTTTGGGTTTTGGATCCACAATGTCCTTACATAtcaaataaatatgatttattactaTTTGATTTCAAATATGACATTAAAGTTTTTCATATAACA includes:
- the LOC103984806 gene encoding uncharacterized protein LOC103984806 — its product is MGTQTWNIKLFWSRENLQPSLIQMNPHLDDIMDIMEIACLLRVSHLLQTTTEASGVGDEKNFYGRRHGYEGGLGHDIYSKGFRHEFGHGRLGSGGSLSGGFDGEAGGGLGGGACGLGGGAGGGLGGGGGLGDGGGLGGIGGIGGGAEGSTGGESGGALGGGAGAGGGIGGGATGRGFGGGVGVGGGLGSGGGGFGVGFGAGGGFGAGVGFGGGFGGGSGGGGGGGVGLGGDAEAGFGGGH